DNA sequence from the Schistocerca americana isolate TAMUIC-IGC-003095 chromosome 2, iqSchAmer2.1, whole genome shotgun sequence genome:
GGTTTCCGTTTTGTAGGTTTTGTAACGGCTGTTGGAGGAAAAGGTGCTTGTGAGATGGGAGTTGGCGGGATGTGATGTTGTTAATGTCTACCTGGGAGTTAAGCAGGCCTTGAACATGGCTGGGGACAGAAGCATGTTTAACTGCTGTGGTAGGACAGGATATGGTAAGTAAAGGGAGATAGATGTAGAGCGGTGGATTAAAAGACATGCTCCATATGGTGACAATAGGAGCAGGAGATGGAGAGGCGTAGATAATGGTGCAGAAGGTTTGTTCATGAAGATTAAAGTGATAAATGGCGTTGACTGCAGTGAGCATCCACCGAAGTGGCGCTGAGACGACGATGACGATCTGTGGTGAAGTTGTGAActatgagaatgtctccgatgtggcAAGGATGGAAGCACCTATGAGTATGTCAGGCGTGATGAGGTGGCGGCGATCAAAAGATGAAGGCCGCGGCGATGACAAACAGGCGATGAAACTACGATGACCTTGATGGTGGCAAAGACTAGCAGTGAAGATGCGGTTGGCAATGATCAGTGGCGAGGGCGAGATGACGATGCGAAGATGATGACTGGTAACGAAAGTGATGACGGCTGGCGAGCGCTGGCGGGGAAGGCAATGACACGTAGCGAAGACTGGCAGAGAAGGCAACGACGAAGACGAGTGGAAACTACTCCATATTGGAATTTAAATCCTAACAGCAGAACGGCAGTTATTCCCAATGGGAAGGGGGGTTCCAACTCTCGAATACAGTAAATAGTGCATAGGTTGCGTATTAAGTATTGCAGAGGTAACGTTATCACATGACGTAACAGAGGTCCGGACGACCACAGGAGTTTGCTGACTGGACGCCACGCCACCTGCGCATAGCGCTACCGGACGATCGGCGGTTTGTTGTGAACCAGATGGACATCGTTTAGAATAATGTGGAGCTTTAAGAACCCATTTCTATTAACAGATTACGCTGACATGTGCGCCACATTGCCTTTAGCTGCCAACCACCGACTCGAGTCGCTTTGCTGACATGTCGATacaggattcaaatggctctgagcactatgggacttaactactgtggtcatcagtcccctagaacttagaactacttaaacctaactaacctaaggacatcacacacatccatgcccgaggcaggattcgaacctgcgaccgcagcggtcacgcggttccagactgtagcgcctataaccgcacggccactccggccggctgatacaGGATTCATTGACTGTAATTGATCTGCGAACATTGTCACTGGATCGTAAAATAGTAGTTGCGTGTAGCATGTACCGATGAATAACCCGTGTTACGTAGTCATTCTCATAGACCATGTGTGCCAAGCGTTAAAATACTCTGATGGAGACAGTGCATTAGTCATGTTACGCCGTCACCAAGGTAGCCCCTGGGGGCCGGCAACACGACAAATACCACACAGGACCGAGGTTCTCTATGCCCAAAGTGTTAGCAATGGTAAACATTggctgttttcaaaaaaatggctctgagcactatgggactcaactgctgaggtcattagtcccctagaacttagaactagttaaacctaactaacctaaggacattacaaacatccatgcccgaggcaggattcgaacctgcgaccgtagcggtcttgcggttccagactgcagtgcctttaaccgcacggtcacttcggccggccttggctGTTTTGTTAACAGACATTccgcgtactacttcctgcagagggagttggagatggcctgcaggaagtattactacaccaacatctgattggctgtccaatactatttaaaggctaaAAACAGCACCGGACGTTAAttcacgccgaataccgacctTAAGGACCTCTCCACGGAAGACTACGTCTTCACCatcagaataggttcaaatggttccaatggctctgagcactatgggactcaacatctgtggtcataagtcccctagaacttagaagtacttaaacctaactaacctaaggacatcacacacatccatgcccgaggcaggattcgaacttgctaccgtagcggtcgcgcggttccagactgtagcgtctagaaactcttggccaccccggccggcgacacgtGCTTACCTGCGTTGtttaccgtcaaacacaaccatcccattactactactgttcacattatttttccttCCCCTGTAATTATGGCACGAAAAGCTGCTTGAATTGCGTCGTCCTTTTTGTTGTACCGAGTGAAGATGATACTGTCGTTAAGGTACTTGTTTCACTTTCGACAGTAAAAGAAGAAACTACGAATTTACCCTCAGAGGACCATGTGATGCTGGTCATCCAAAGTTTCACTGTGTCTcatggcgtcatttggatgcggCATGGAGAGACATGTGGTCACCAAACTGCTCTCCCAGTCACTGCCAGCTTCACAGATTGGAGCTGCTActcctcaatcaggtagctcctcaactgcACTCAGAGGCTGAGGAGGACAACCCGtttctttccttccccccccccccccccccccaaggaaaacTCCGTGGCAGTACAAGAAATGAACCTGGGTCTTCATTAGACTCACATGCGCCGATTTTCAGCTACAGAGAGGCAAACGCATTCAACAAGAATGGGGATCAAGTCCCCATTTGTCTGTTGCAGTCCATTTATGGTTGTCCTGAAAAGAAAATCCACGCTCTTTTAAGTCGACAAAGGCCAGGAGATTACTGAGCTCTCACAGCGCCCCTCCTAGAGCGCACCCGAATGACGCCAAACTGCAGAGGATGACGCTTTGGCCGGTCGACATCGCGAGGTACAATGGAGCTGATTGTGGAGCtgttgttgttgaaaagaaaatgaaaattataacCTCACGAATAGTTTGTGTATTTATGTTGACTTCGAAGTTACGGAATGGCGCCAGGATGGTATGCAGTCCATGTTGTTTTCAAGTTACTTGCTACATTTTAATAGTCCTAAGTATATAATTTGTAGAGAGAGATCCAACTGAAGCAAGCAATCGTCAGTTCAGTTTGCTTGACAGTCAGTCTGTGAACTAAGGCGACTTGATGTGTCGAGAACTGATACTAACATGCAATCCACCGACGCCTTTTGGTAGATGTGAGGGCGGTACTTGCAATGGGACTGCAAATAGTTGCTCTGTTTGTGATGCAGTTATCAAAGAGGACTGCATTGCCATGTGTTCAAGGTAATCCAACAATCCATTTACCGTAGAACTTTTGTGGCAACTGTGATGAAATAAAGGAATTTGATCGAGCCAATAGCCAACAATCTGGTGATCACACTTGCGAGCGACAGCAGCGTTAATTTAAGAGTCTGTAACATCACACGTCACGCGACTAACAACTGTTATTTGTTTGTATCCAAAAATTTTGCTGATTGTTCCTACAGTGAATATCTCACTAATCTCAGGACACAGAGGCCAAAGGGAGTACGTCACACTAAGCTGAAGTATCGCAGTCTTGCCTCGGCTTCAGCGGTCGTCACTACCATTCCCGTTGGTAGTCTAGAGACACACAGAACTGAACCAGACGTGGTAGTATGGAGAGCTATGGTCCTTAACCTTCAATCACCACCATCCATTGCTGAAGGCGTAATGACTTTTCTTCACACTTTCGCACTGTTCACAACGCAGTGGCTGGCTCCCTGTTGATTGAAAATAGATGCCTAAGCAGAAGAACGACCATGGCGATTGTGGAAGCATCTGCGATGAATATGTTCTAATTTTGCTGTGGCTTGGCAGGTCTCAGACCTAGTAGATACTGGATATGCGGAGTACGCATTGGTTAGACTACTGCAAAACTTCTATTAACCATCCCTAGCTATGACTCTTCCTTTCCGGTAAGTAAAAGATGTATTCTTCAGGAAGTAATCCAGGCACTTGCTGATTCAGTGCCTCACAGAACGTAAGACTGTGCTGCAAAATTGGGTTGCACCACCAACTGATCACATTCTGGAATGAAACTTGTCCAAACGTACACACAGAGAACTGGAAAGTGTCTTTTTGATAAGTATGCCATGGAAACTTAGAACTTTCCAAGCACATCATTAAAAAAGGCATCACTTCGAGGTGCTTCAGTATTTAGtcttgtaagccggccggagtgacggagcggttctaggcgctacagtctggaaccgcacggcctgctacggtcgcaggttcgaatcctgtctcgggcatggatgtgtgtgatgcccttacgttagttaggtttaagtagttctaagttctaggatactgatgacctcagaagttaagtcccatagtgctcagagccatttgaaccatgttttttagTCTTGTTAGTGAAAACAATATATTGTAGGTTATGTATTCCGTTTGggataaaagtaataataaacaattttttgttttgttttgaagaatGCTATGTAGTGAATTTATCGTGCGTTGCATGAAAACTTGGATGAAGTGTCGTGCAGAAATGTTTTTGTTTCAGACTGACAAACGTCAACAGTCCTGAGAGTATTTTAACACAAATACCATACATAGTTCCAAAAGGAGTGTGGGTGATCTGGCTCTTCACTAAGGGACGTCACATTGAGGTATTATGATACACTTTGTTAGTGAAGAAGTGACTCAGTGTGCTTGGCTGAATTTTAACGCCATTAATGAAGGCACTCACAGCTTTAATCAAACATTTCACAAATGTAGTTTGAAGtataagaagtaataaataaaggcTGTGtgattaaatatttatttgcatgctGGACATACAGATATAAATAATGCGGTTTGTACAAAATGTGAGGCGTCAAGCAAATGTCTTGACAGCTTAGCCGTGGTAAGCACCTCCATATGCGAGGGCAGGAGCAGCATAAGCAGCCCTAGCGATGGGGGCAGCGTAGGCAGCCCTGGCGATGGGTGCGGCGTAGGCGGGGGCGGCGATCGCAGGTGCGGGGTGGGCGCCGGCCTCCTTGTGCACGACGGCGTTGAAGCCGTTGACGGGGTCGGCGGTGTAGTCGACGGTGCGGACGGAGCCGTCGGGCTCGACCAGGCTGTAGCTGCCCTGGACGACGTCTCCGCTGCGGCTCTCGTGCTGGGTCTTGGAGTCACCGGTGAGGGCGTCCTGCACGTTGTATGCGAAGCTGTACTCGGGGTGCGGGTCATATTCGGCAGcgacggcggcgggggcggccacTGCTGGGGCGTAGGCCCTGGCGATGGGGGCGGCGTAGGCTCTGGCGAGGGGGGCGGCATAGGCAGGGGCGGCGTAGGCCCGGGCAGCCAGCGGCGCGCCAGGGGCGTAGACTGCGGGAGCACCCAGGTACCCGCCGTGCGCCACCGCCATCACGACGGACAGAACGATCAGCTGCAAACACAGGGCTCTTTACGGTAAATTCAGACCTCCAGTACTACGAAGAGAAAAACCCAGACACATACCACACCACAGAAGATAAAGATAAAAacatcccacacattgacaaaataCCACAAAAGACTGCAAATATCTtcaaaaaacatgaaataaaaatttgattgtctacGTATAATAAACTACTACAGAAATAAATATAtaacataatgtggtgtcaccgccagacaccacacttgctaggtggtagctttaaatcggccgcggtccattagtatacgtcggacccgagtgtcgccactgtcagtgattgtagaccgagcgctaccacacggcaggtctagagagacttactagcactcgccccagttgtacagccgacttagccagagatggatcactgccaaatacgctctcatttgccgagacgatagttagcatagccttcagctacgtcatttgctacgacctagcaaggcgccatagcatttgataattaatattgtgaagcatgtaccgtaacgagagatgttctacaattatggattaaagttaagtattatatcaactacgtactttatttgctactattaattcccttaactgttccagacctcgcgccagtcagcgtgtaattaaacgcgtgcatttcggcctcctctcgcaacacagtgttggctcttctgccaacacttcacataaagtgtaatcatgacccATATTAACATTCTGGAATATACAAACTAACGTGCTAGGAACGTTTCTTCTTCTGCCTAGGAGAAACAGGCCGAGATTTCCTCACCAGAGCACGCTGAAACCTATACACAGAACATATTATATAGCCGGCTGCATCTACAGTAAAAGGCGTCCATTCAGAACAGCAGATAAAAATATCAAAGCAGTCCACCGGCTAAGTAAAGGTCATAAAATGGATCTGTTGGGAAAACTGtagatatactcagatcacaaaaaATCTAAAGACGACCCATTAAAGGaaagactggaaaaagatgcagctAAAGCCACAGATGCTTCAATACTGTAGCTCAGTAAAAATAGCGATACATTGAAATGAGTACCAGTGTAAATATGTATAAGCAATgacgatccagaatgagattttcactctgcagctgagtgtgctctgatatgaaacttcctggcagattaaaactgtgtgccgggccgagactcgaactcgggacctttacctttcgcggacaaCGCTCTACCACGcatcgagtctcggcccggcacacagtttaaatctgccaatgacgatccagattattaagataaataccttGTTACCTCTGTACGAAAGAATATCATACTCTGTGGACGACCTATGGAGTTATCCCTGTTTATTGTATGTAATAATATCTTCGTAACTGTTTTGTTTTGTACGTTTCCTACTATCGTTGTGTATTTtcacagaaaattgtgtgtgatgtttaatacGCGCGAGTATCTGCACAAGTGGACCACATAAAAACCGTACGTAGAAGTCCTTCCCAAATTCGCCATCAGTTTTATACAAAGATCGACCATTAAGTAGAAACTGCACGTGTTTACATTACAGTTAAGACAATATTACACCGCAGCATCTCAGACATCGAAAACTTCACGAATAAATGGCGTAGCACAAAAAAACGCACTTAAAATGGAAATCATTTCCCAAAACGCGTCGTACTaggaaagaataaaaagaaaatcgtTACTGACAACATAAAAGGTTATTTGACAAACAAACTCACTGTTTTTACGTGGGAGGATTTCACCAATCATTTGTAAtggataaaatataaaaagtgaTTGTACGTTCCTCTCTTCACAACGAAAAAATATTAACACAAGCGTCCTTCCCTCCCTGAGTtctaaaaatacacaaaatttcaagACATGTATGCTGATATCGTAATTTATAGTGGCTAACTAGATGGTCTATTGCAAAAAAGCTTTGTAGTTTCTTAGCTATTTTCTAAATAACGAAAGCTTTGTGAACATGTAGTCGATAATAGTAATTCGGTGGGTCTACTACAAAAATCTAGTACTGATCGTATTAAAAGTTCTAGTCGGGAATGATTTCAGTTGCCCTACGACGCAGAGGTGTCTTCATGGCAAATTTGGGAAGCACTGGATAACAAGTTCAGTGGTGCAGCTGTGCCGCACGTTCAGTGTAGAACTGTTTGGGTAATCGGGTTTACAATCCTAATGGATACTACAGCACTAAACTCCACTCTGCGTGAGTTACTTCACATGAAAGACAGGTTGGTTTCCAGGACGCAACTACGGCAAATCAGTGTCTACATCCTTCATGGATTCCATCATTACCGTCTAAATTATCCTGTTGTCGGTGAAAGCTACATCTAAAAAAAACTCCTATAATTACCACGAAATGCCATGATTGGTTTACGTTCTTCTCCTACAATACACTTGCATCCGAAAATAGTAATAAGTTTCATTACTATTGAATtgtgagtgtttgttttcaatatacGTAGTCATTTTTTGGAAGGCGAAACACTGCATGATCTGTTACATATTCGCTAAGAATTAAACTTGTTTCCTCAGAATTAGAAATATTTCCAGAGAAAATGTAATCATAGTATCCACaccaacttcctttgttgatgATCGCAAGTATGCAAAGTAGAACTGCAAAGTAGAACCGCAAAGTAGAACTGCATGGAAAAAGAAAGGAGAAGCCGACTTCGTAACTAGTTCTAAATAATTTTCATACACAACCTTTTTCCCGACATGAAACATAAAATTTTCAACACATACCACGTTTCGTAGACAACTATGTGAAGTGCTCGAAGAAATTTCTTTTAGCAGAGTTGCCTAAAAGTCGGTTCGCTGTAATCATGACAGATCACACCATTAGAGTGTCTGCATGGTAAATTCAACACCTTACTGTAAAGCTTGTGGACATAACGTCATGGGGCAAAACATTCACGTAATCTCTATTTCGTACTTACACTCAAGTTCTGTATTCTACAGAACAACAAAATTGCTGTATTTCTGAATaccgacaacaacaaaaaattttatttacttagtCCTTCACCAGAGTCAGGGTGAAGACGCGTGTTGAGAAGGGCGATGGCGTAATAGCAACTAAAATTTCGCATTATTTTCGATTAAAATGTTGCGAATGATCCGCTTATCTATGTTGTGGAATAAGTAGCGTAGAACCTACATTTCACATGGCGATCTGTGGATGAACTGACAGGCTCAAATCATGCTGTTCAGTTCTGCGTGTTTGTGACACATTTGTATAGATATCGTGCCACAGAATAAGCACAACACAAAAACGTAGAATTTTGAGGtgaaaaaaattcacaaatttgGAAATTCGCAAGAGCTCTCTGAGTATTTTCATTGCGTTTTGACTCTGACCTTAGTGTTATTTTACGAACAGCTGTGCCGCACTTTCAGTGTAGACCTGTTTTAAGCCGCTTCCCGGTAGACTGCGTTTGAACTTAATCTCGCTGACTACCGCGTTCACGTGGGCTCGCTCACCTTGCACTCCATTGCTGCGGTGGTGTTGGCTGGTTTCTGACCGCCGTGCACCCGCCGCTGCTTATATAGTCTCAACCGCGGCGCCGGGGCGTTAGCCCGGACCTGAATCACTTCTGCCATTCTCCACACAATGCTTGACCCCATTC
Encoded proteins:
- the LOC124594973 gene encoding cuticle protein 18.6-like yields the protein MECKLIVLSVVMAVAHGGYLGAPAVYAPGAPLAARAYAAPAYAAPLARAYAAPIARAYAPAVAAPAAVAAEYDPHPEYSFAYNVQDALTGDSKTQHESRSGDVVQGSYSLVEPDGSVRTVDYTADPVNGFNAVVHKEAGAHPAPAIAAPAYAAPIARAAYAAPIARAAYAAPALAYGGAYHG